Within Metabacillus sp. KUDC1714, the genomic segment TCAATTCATAAGATAAGTGGTTCAATTCAAGAGGTAAATTATTCAATAGAAAGAAATGTGGGTCATTTACTTAATGAAACTGTTCAACAGGTATATAAATGAATCAAACCTGAAAAAAACCTCATTTATTTAGCTCATCCTTGTAACAAATTCAAATTCAAATTCAAAAAAAAGGCTTAGGATTCTCCTAAGACTTTTTTAAAAAATCAGTAAAGTTCTTTTTAATCAAAAATTAACTAGTCACCTAAAAAATAAGATGTGCCATTAAAACTATAATCGGTAGTGATATGATCGTACGTTGTAAAAAGATTACGACTAAATCAATAAAGGAAACTGGTAATTTTGATCCTAGTAGTAAACCACCAACCTCTGACATGTAGATTAGCTGTGAGATTGAAATACAGCCAATGACAAAACGGGTCATGTCACTTTCGATTCCACTTCCGATAATGGCTGGTAGGAACATGTCAGCAAAGCCTACTACCATTGTTTGCGCAGCTTCATTTGCTTCCGGTATTTGCATAAATTCTAAGATTGGAATAAATGGTGCACCTAGTATTTTGAAAACTGGTGTGTATTCCGCGATAATTAATGCGATCGTTCCAATAGCCATTACGATTGGAAGTACGCCCAGCCACATATCGAATACATTCTGCATACCACTTTTTAGCATATTCGCATAGTTATTATTCTTTTTCGCCTGCTTTACTGCATTCGTAAGTCCCCATTTGAAGGCAGAAACATTAGTAGGTACTACCTCATCAATTGCTTCTTTATCACCATAATAGGTATCAGGTTTTCTTGACAGCGGAGGAATTCGTGGGCTAATAAATGCACACGCAAGACCTGATAATACAATTGTTAAATAAAAGGGAGCAAAGTAGTTATCAAGTTTTAAATAACTAATAATAACGATTGTAAATGTGATGGAAACAACTGAAAATGTTGTACCGATAATCGCTGCTTCGCGCTTTGTATAATAGCCATCTTCGTATTGTTTGTTTGTTAATAACACGCCAATTGTTCCGTCGCCAAGCCATGAAGCAAGACAATCAATAGAAGATCGACCAGGAAGTTTAAACAATGGTCTCATTACCTTTGTAAATAAAGCTCCGCATAATTCAAGTAGACCAAAATCAAGTAGTAAAGGTAAAAATAGTCCTGCAAAAAGGAACACTGAAAATAGCACTGGAATTAAGTCATAAAGTAATAATCCAGCTGTGTTTTCAGACCAAATTGTTTCTGGCCCAATTTTAAATAAAGCCAAAATTGAGAAGATCATTCCGAAAATCCGTGCAATTTGCCAAACCCATGTTACGCGAAATAATTTATCAAGAAAAGGAGAGTTAACAATATATTCCGGTTTCACTAATTTGGCCTGTAAAGATAATAAAGCGGTGACAGTCATAATGATTGTCGCGATATAAGGTAAATAACCTGACAAAAGACCTTCTACAAAATTTGCCAAAATCGCAACTGGAATTGTAAACTTCCCATTAATAGAAAGTGGGATAACAAATAGAAAAATTCCGATTAATGAAGGAATCATAAATTGTAAATAGTCTGTTATACTATAAGGCTTTCCTTGTTCTCTTTTCGCAATGTGTTGCTGTGGTTTTTCCATAGTATATACCTCGTCATTTATTAATAAAGTCATGTTTTAAGCATTGAATATGCAATTTAAGTGTATAAGAATGCAAAAAAGACCTGAATTCAAATGATAACATAAAATGCAGTTTACTTTTAAACAAATTTATAACAATTTAGCAAATTACTTTTATTGGTGATACCCGGATAGACTACGTTCAAACATTAATACCATATTAAGTGTATTATGTCCTTATATTTCCTTAATTCTCTATAAATGCAAAAAATATTCGAATGGCTATTTACTTAGGAAAGCTTTATAGAGTTAATTAGTTAAAAGGGTGAATTAATTAGGGTGAAGCAGTTACAAGCATAATCCTAAAAAAAAAGATAGGTTGACACGCTTAGTGTATCAATCTATCTTTTTTAATAAGGGTTTGTATAAAAAGAAAGGTTGGTGGATAGTCCATGCAAAAGCTCTATAGAAGTGGAGAGCCTTTACTAAATGAGGTTTATCAAACACAAGTACCTACAAATGTCGTTGCTTTTTGGAATTTAGGTCAGTCTGGAATCCTACTCAAGGGTAAACTGGATGATGGGTGGATTTGCATAGACCCATATCTGACTTCAAGTATTGAAGAAACTAATCCACAATCAGAGTTTAAGAGAGCATTCTCACCACTGTTAAAACCAGCTATGTTAAAGGATATTGATGGTATTCTAGTAACTCATGAACATGATGATCATCTTGACTTAGCAACAATAAAAGAACTAGCACAGGTGTCAACGGATACGACATTTATTTTGCCGGCACCAAGTGATCCTTTAATAGGACATGGGTTAAGTAATGCAGAAATTCATTTAGCTAAAGCAAATCAAGCTTTTTCTGTCAAAGGGTTTAACATTAGCCCAGTACCAGCAGCACATACAACTTACGAAGTAGATGAAAAAAACGACCATCTGTATTTAGGTTATTTTATTGAAGTTAATGGCATAAGGATCTATCACAGCGGAGATACGGTGATCACCCCATTACTAATAGAAAAAGTGAAAGCGTTTAAACCGGATGTAGCTTTCCTTCCAATTAATGGTGGTGACTTTTTCCGGACCTCCAGAGGTATAATCGGAAACATGAGCTTCCGAGAAGCTGCTGACTTTTCTGTAGCAGTCGGAGTAGATCTGGTGGTCCCCATCCATTTTGATATGTTTCCTACTAACCGGGAGAACCCAGCTTATTTTGTCGACTATTTGTTTCATCAATATCCAGCACAGAAATTTCATATGATGGTTCCTGGTGAGCGGTTTATTTATCATAAATAATGAGTGATTTATTTTTTAGTAAAATAGGAAGACGATAAGATTTAATAGTTACTTTTTTAGGGTCAAAATGAAATTTACAAGGTATTGACGATCAAAATCACAAGACAATTCAATATAAACAATGAGCTTAGAGTCTTTTTCTCCAAGCTCATTTTATTTAGCTCGTTTCTAAAATGTATGATATTCATATCATTGGTAAGCAAAAAGATTACATATGAGTGGTACAATCTTGGACACTGTAAATTCCAGATGCAAGATTGTACGTACAAGAGTATAATAAGTTGAACTTACTAAAATAATAGCTTACTTTATACTGAATTTCCCAACTAGAGGTGATTTGCAAGTGAAAAAACTTTTAATTGTTTATGTCTTCTTATTTTCAATCTTTTTCATTTACTTGTATAACTATCACTTAAAGGAGCCTCATTCAAGTCCATTTGGTCAGAATGAAGAGCGATTACAAGGTGAAATTGGAGAAAAATATGTCTTGGTTACATTTCAGGCTGGAATCGATTATTGGAAGAGTGCCATTAAAGGTTTTGAGGATGCGGCTAGTGAACTAAACGTTTCAGTTGAATACCGTGGTGCAACTCAGTATGATTCCCATGAACAAATTACAGTTTTAGAGCAAGTGATCGCTAAGAACCCAGCTGGCATTGCATTATCTGCGATCAATCCATATGAATTAAAAACTACGATAAATAAGGCAATTGAAGCAGGTATTCCCGTTGTATTATTTGATTCTGATGCCCCTGCAAGTAAGGCTTACTCATTTTTGGGAACAAACAATTATGAAGCAGGTGTAACAGGTGCACATAAAATGGCAGCTTTACTTGATCATAAAGGAAAAATTGCCGTTGTCACATTGCCTAATCAACTTAACCATAAAGAAAGAACCGATGGCTTTGTTGAAACAATTCGTAATGAATATCCTGACATGGAAGTTGTAGCCATAAAAGATGGGAAAGGTGACCAGCTCCTTTCGGAACAAGCTGCTACAGAAATAATAAAGCTCTATCCAGATTTAAAAGGGGTATTTGCAACAGAAGCAAACGGTGGAGTTGGAATTGCAGATGCAACCCGGTCATTGAAAAAGGAAAAAGCGATCAAAATTATTAGCTTTGATACTGACAAACAAACACTTGATAAGATAAAGGAAGGCGTTATTTCTGCTACATTAGCTCAAGGTAGTTGGAACATGGGGTATTGGTCCTTACAATTCCTGTTTCAGCATAATCAAGAAACATCTACTCAGCAACAGAGTGTCCAATCGGCTATTTTACCAAAGTATGTTGATACAGGAATTTCAATTGTAACTGATGAAAATGTCGAAGATTATTATGCAGACTGAATCTACCCGAGAACGAGAGATGAAATATGATGAAGCAACCAATCTTAAAATTAAATAACTTTCCGATTAGGCATAAAATCATTACTTTATTGCTATTAATAAGTATTTTACCTTCCATTGGTTTAGGCTTACTGACTGGATTTACGGTTGATCGTATTATCGATAAACAAGCAACCCAACATACACTTCAACTAATCGGACAAGTTAATAAAACATTGGAATCCTATGCAAGTAATATGCAGAATATAAGCTATTTACTTTCAATGGATCCAGAAATAGAAAATTTCCTCAGCCAACAAGAGATAGGGAGCAATCAAACAGAGGAAGAATTATATTCAATCCGCCAATTTATGCAAGGGCTTTCAACGTTGTATCCAGAAGTTGCAGGGATTTTAGTCGTAAATAGCCAAGGAGATTACCTAAGTAATGAACTGTACTCAAGGTCTGAAACAAATCTGACTGAAGAATCCTGGTACAAAGAAGCGGTAAAAAATGAAGGGATATTTAAAATTCTTGGTCATCCTACTAATCGAAAAATTACAAGTCATGTAAATTATAAAAATAATGAAGTGGTTACAGTTGTTCGAGCAATCTTAGAGCCTGAAACACAGAAGGTTACGGGTGTAGTTTTAATTGACTTAAAACTACGCGTAATCGCAGAAGCAACAAAAAATGTAACACTAGGCAAGTCTGGGTACTTGATGGTAATCGATGAAAATGGAGAAGAGATCTATGCTCCTGCAAAACCACTAATTAACGAAATCCCAAAGAGAATACTGAAAAGTGGTGATTCAGGTTCATTTTCTGAGAAGGTTGATGGAAATACGCTGCAATTTATCTACCAAAAGCAGCCGTTTACAAATTGGACAACTGTAGGGATCTTTTTAACAAGAGAATCTGTCATTGAGGTAAGAACAATCCATTTATATGTCATATGCTTTGTCTTTTTTGTCTGTTTATTTGGTGTAACAGCATCCTATTATCTTTCAAATTCAATGTCAAAGCCAATTGTTCAGCTGATGTCATTTATGAAAAAAGTAGAATCTGGCAATCTAACTATCCGCTATAAAGGTGTTCGAAAAGATGAAATAGGGATGCTTGGGCGTAGTTTTAATAAGATGATTGTAAAAATAAATCGTCTTATATCTCTGGCAGAGAGACACGAACGTCAAAAGAGAGAAGCTGAACTCCGAAGTCTTCAAGCACATATAAAACCACATTTTTTATACAATACGTTAGACACTATTAGCTGGATGGCAAGGAAAAGAGGAGCAGACGATGTTGCAGAAGTGGTTGCTTCCTTATCAAGATTGTTTCGTATTGGTTTAAGTAAAGGTAATGATATCATCCTTTTGACTGACGAAATAACACATATACAAAGTTATTTAAGCATCCAAAAAGCTAGGTATCGCGATAAACTAAATTATTCAATTAATATTGAACCAGAGATTCATGATGTAATGATTTTAAAGCTTGTATTACAGCCAATTGTAGAAAACGCAATATACCATGGAATAAAAGAAAGAAAAGGACCAGGCTTTATTTCTATACAAGTAAAAGGTAACCAAGAATTTATAATTATTACCGTAACAGATGATGGCAAAGGAATACCTAGTGATAAACTTGAACTTCTTAGAGAAAAGATGGATACCCTATACAATCTAGATGTAGAAAAAGGAAAACCAGTGGACTTTGGTTATGGGATGATGAATGTTCAGGCAAGAATTAAATTAACATATGGGGACCAATATAGCTTAAGCATTGATAGTCAATTAGGCGAAGGGACAACCGTCACGATTCATCTTCCTATCCAAAGGAATAGTATCAATGCTGATAAGTCTTAAGGGGGGATAATGTGAATAATCCATTTTGGAAAGTGTTAATTGCTGATGATGAGCCAGTGATACGGGAAGGAATCAGAGATTCGGTAAATTGGTCTTCTCTGCAGATGGAAGTAAAAGCTGAAGCTGAAGACGGAGAGGAAGCTTTGGAGCTAGCATTGGAACACTCAATTGATATTTTATTAGCAGACTTAAATATGCCGATAATGGATGGAATTGCTTTAATAAAACAGATTAGAGAAAAACTACCCCAATGTAAAATAGTCATTATTACTGGCCACGATGAATTCACATATGCTCAGGAAGCAGTAAGATTAAATGTGACAGATTACATCTTAAAACCAGCTGATCCTAATCAATTAAAACAAGTATTAGATAGTGTTCGACTAGAGCTCGAAACGTCTGTCAAGCAGGATCAGTATATAGAAATGGCGTCTAACCAAATTTCTAAAAACCTTTCTATGTTACGAGAGCAATTTTGTCGAGACTGGATAGAGGGACGTTTAGAAATTGCTGATATACAAAAGCAATTACAATTTTTGGAGCTGCCATTAAGAAGTCCCGAACTTTTTGCTGTCCTACAATGCCCAGAATACTTTGCAAATAAACCGTTAATGAAAGAAAAAGAAAAACAGATGTTTATGTTTTCAATTGAAAATATCGTTTCAGAATTACTTGATCCATACAATAAAGTGATTTTTCGCGATGAAACCGGGCTAATTATAATTATTTTATGGAAATATGTACCTGATGAAATGTTTAAAAGAATTGAAAAAGTTATACAAGAGTATTTAAAAATGACAATAAACATGTATGTTGAACTAGTTGAGGGAGAGTTGGAAGAAGTTTCAGTCGTATATAGACAATGCAAGGATCTAATGAAAAATGAGTTAACCATCTCTCCAATTGTCCGACGTGCCAGACAATATATTGAAACACATTTTGCAGAACCGACAATTACGCTTGAATTAGTTGCAAAAACTTTACAAGTATCACCTGTCTATTTAAGTAGGATGATTAAGCAGGAACTCGGAATGTCTTTCGTTAGTTTAGTAACCAATATGAAAATGAAAAAAGCGATCCAGCTGTTAAACTCTACTGATCTACCAATTGTAGAAATTGCTGAACAGGTTGGATATGATACTCAACATTATTTTAGCACAGCATTTAAAAAGGTGATGGGGGTTTCGCCGATTAAGTATCGGAAAAATTCAGGTGAAATTAAGTGGGACAATAGTTATTAATTGACCTGCAGGTGAATAGAAATTATAATAGTCATAAATTTCATTCCTTTTTCCTTTTAAAGGGGAGTAGCTGTACAGCAAAGTCGTCAATACAGGTTTAACCTCGGCTATGTTGGCAACGGGAGTTGTTTGCGAGACCTTTACCACTATTTGGTGAGGTCTTTTTTTATACTTTCTTTTTAAATTAAACATCTTGTTAACATATAACAATGATAGATTTGAGAAAGGAGATGATTCGATGAATAGTCATGATTATGCACATAGCATTGTATTTGTATTTAAAAAGGGAAGCATACGAGTAAAGCAGCATCACACAGACCTTGAATTAATCGGAACAGGTAGAAGTGCCTGTGTATTTAGAATAAAGGGTACGAAAAAAGTAATAAAAATATTTCCACCACAATTTATTCATATTGCCCAAGTAGAATCTGATATTTATAGATTGTTAACACACATCGACTATTTTCCAACCGTATATGAAACAGGTCCAAATTTTCTTACAATGGACTATATTAAAGGAGATACTCTTTTTTCTTGCTTAAACAAAGGTATTCCTATTAATGAGAACCATATTAAAGAAGTTGAACATATATTAGAACTTGTTAGAAAAACAGGGTTAAACCCTTCTGACATTCACTTGCGAAATATCATTATTACCCCAGACAACAAAATAAAAATGATTGATGTTGCCAGATTTAAACAACAAAAGCATTGTACTCAATGGGAAGATCTAAAGAATGCTTATGATCGCTATTATAAGCATCGCTTCTTTCCAAAAAGATTACCTGAATTTCTTTTGAATTTTATTGCAGCATTATATAAAAGAAAATTACTAGTTCTAAATCTAGCTAATAAGAAGAAGGTATCAGGTTGAGATTAGTTTAGATGTCTGCTTTCATAAAAGCAGGCTTCTTTTATGTTGCGAAAAATGAAAGCGGTTTAAATAAAGTTAAATTTTTATAAAAATAGTTGTTTTATTAAAAAGACCGTCCTATTGATAGGTGATATATTTTAAGTATTATCAGAGTTTTCGAAAAGATAGCGTAAGAAAAATAGGGCTCCGCCATCCGAAATTGGCGACCCTACGTTTTTCTAACCAACCATTTAAGAAAATATGCCACATGAGAATAAAGAAAGGGGGAAGCCCACATGAAAAAGAAATCGCTTACTATAATGTTAGTATTCTTAATTGTATTGACTTTGACTATGACAGGATGTGGAGTCAAAGAAACAAGTGGGGAATCAAAAGGGTTTATTGGGATTTCAATGCCAACAAAGTCGTCTGAAAGATGGGTTAATGATGGAGAAAATATGAAAAAGCAATTTGAAGAGCTTGGCTATGAAACTGATTTGCAATATGCAGAAGATATTATTGAAAATCAAACTGCCCAAATTGAAAATATGATTACTAAGGGTGTTGATGTGCTAGTTATTGCTCCAATTGATGACCGATCTGGGTTAACAAGTGTACTAGAAAGAGCAAACAAACGTGGGATAAAGGTCATCTCATATGATCGTTTGATTCAGCATAGTGAATATGTTGATTACTATGCAACCTTTGATAATTTCAAGGTAGGGGTTTTACAAGGAACATATATTGAAGAAAAATTAGGGTTAAAGGAAGCAAAAGGCCCTTTTAATATCGAAATCTTTGCTGGTTCACCAGATGATAATAATGCATACTTCTTCTTTGACGGGGCGATGTCGATTCTAATGCCTTATATTGATTCTGGTAAGTTGGTTGTAAGAAGTAATCAAATGAAGTTTAATCAAGGAGCCACATTAAGATGGGATGGAGCACTTGCTCAATCAAGAATGGATAATTTACTAAGTGCTTATTATTCATCAGAACGGGTTGATGCGGTTCTTTCACCATATGACGGTATAAGTATTGGAATTATTTCTTCCTTAAGAGGGGTTGGATATGGCAGTGGAGATAAACCGATGCCAGTCATCACCGGTCAAGATGCTGAGCTTGCTTCGATAAAATCAATCATTAACGATCGACAAACACAAACCGTGTTTAAGGATACAAGGGAGCTAGCTAAGAAGGCTGTAGAAATGGCTGACGCTCTCATCAATGGAGAAAAAGCTGAGGTAAATGATACAAAGACATATAACAATGGCAAAAAAATTGTCCCGGCGTATTTATTAAATCCAGTGTCTGTTGATAAGACAAACTATGACACTGTATTAGTAGAAAGCGGCTATTACACGAAAGATCAGCTTGGACAATAAATTAGAAAATTCTAGAATTCTAGTGAAAAAGACGAATGTAGGTGTGGTGAAAAATGTCAAATATAATCCTAGAAATGCGGAATATTACGAAAGAATTTCCAGGTGTTAAAGCACTTGAAAACGTAAACTTACAGGTCAAAGAAGGAGAGATTCATGCCTTATGTGGTGAAAATGGGGCAGGTAAATCTACGCTAATGAAGGTGTTAAGTGGTGTATATCCACATGGCTCCTATACAGGTGACATTCTGTTTCAAAAACAGGTTTGTAGCTTTAAAAATATTAAACAAAGTGAAGAATTAGGGATTGTTATTATCCATCAAGAACTAGCCCTTATTCCTGAATTATCAATAGCTGAGAACATTTTTTTAGGCAATGAAATATCTAATAGCGGTGTGATCAATTGGAATATGACGACAATGAAGACGATGGATTTACTTAAAAAGGTAGGTCTTACTGAATCTCCAAATATGAAGGTTGATAATATTGGGGTAGGGAAACAGCAATTAGTCGAAATTGCGAAAGCACTATCAAAGAAAGTGAAGCTTCTTATTTTAGATGAACCAACAGCTTCCTTAAATGAAGATGACAGCGAAAACTTATTAAATCTTCTATTAGAATTTAAAAAACAAGGAATGTCAGCTATTATTATCTCACATAAATTAAATGAAATTGAAAAGGTTGCAGATTCGATTACGATTTTACGAGATGGCCAAACAATTGAAACTTTAAATATGAAAAAAGACAATGTGACAGAGGATCGAATCATTAAGGGTATGGTAGGTCGTGATCTCACAAATCGTTATCCAGCAAGAACTCCCAAAATTGGCCAAACCATTTTTGCGGTGAAAAATTGGAATGTTTACCATCCATTGCATTCAGATCGAAAAGTAATCGATGATGTTAATTTTCATATTCGCAAAGGTGAAATTGTCGGTATCGCCGGTTTAATGGGTGCGGGTCGAACCGAGCTTGCGATGAGTATTTTTGGTAAATCGTACGGGAAGAAAATTAGCGGTCAAATTATGAAGGATGCGATTGAGGTTCAATTTAATGATGTAACCTCTGCAATTGATCAAGGAATAGCCTATGTTTCCGAGGATAGAAAAGGAAACGGTCTCATTTTAATGGAAGATATTAAACAAAATATTACCTTAGCAAGCTTAAATAAAATTTCAAAGCAATCGATTTTAGATAAAAACAAAGAAATCATTGTAGCAGAAGAATATCGCAAAAAGTTAAGGATCAAAACACCAAGTATCTTTCAAAAAGCTGGGAATCTAAGTGGAGGGAACCAGCAGAAGATTGTCTTAAGTAAATGGATATTCTCTGAACCTGATATTTTAATCTTAGATGAACCAACACGTGGGATTGATGTAGGAGCGAAATATGAAATTTACTCGATTATTAACGATTTAGCGATGGATGGAAAAGGAATCTTAATTATTTCATCAGAGCTTCCAGAGCTATTAGGAATGTGTGACAGAATCTATTGTCTGAATGAAGGTAGCATCACAGGTGAGGTAACGAAAGCGGAAGCTAACCAAGAAAAACTGATGACATACATGACAAAAAGTAAGGTAAGGAGGTAATTATAATGCAAACACAACTAAAAAATAGTCAATCTAGTCTGAACAAAGAATCTGCATTGAAATCAATGATACGAAACAATATGCGTCAATATAGTATGGTCATTGCACTTATCTTTATTATGGTGCTATTTCAAATATTAACAAATGGTCTATTGTTGCAGCCTTTAAATATTACAAATTTAATTTTGCAGAATAGTTATATATTAGTTTTAGCAATCGGTATGGTGTTAGTCATCATTACCGGACATATTGATCTATCAGTAGGGTCTATAGCAGCATTTGTCGGAGCAATATCAGCGATCTTAATGGTTAATTATGAAATTCCAACCTTTCTTGCGGTTATTATCTCGTTACTAGTAGGTGCAATAATCGGAGCATGGCAAGGATTCTGGGTTGCCTACGTGAAAATCCCAGCTTTTATTGTTACATTAGCAGGAATGCTTCTTTTTAGAGGGTTAACAATGATCGTCCTAGAAGGGAAATCAATTGCACCCTTCCCAGAATCTTTCCAAAAAATTAGTTCTGGTTTCATTCCTGACGTTTCAAGTAGTGGTTCACTCCATTTATTAACAATCATTATTGGTCT encodes:
- a CDS encoding MBL fold metallo-hydrolase — protein: MQKLYRSGEPLLNEVYQTQVPTNVVAFWNLGQSGILLKGKLDDGWICIDPYLTSSIEETNPQSEFKRAFSPLLKPAMLKDIDGILVTHEHDDHLDLATIKELAQVSTDTTFILPAPSDPLIGHGLSNAEIHLAKANQAFSVKGFNISPVPAAHTTYEVDEKNDHLYLGYFIEVNGIRIYHSGDTVITPLLIEKVKAFKPDVAFLPINGGDFFRTSRGIIGNMSFREAADFSVAVGVDLVVPIHFDMFPTNRENPAYFVDYLFHQYPAQKFHMMVPGERFIYHK
- a CDS encoding AarF/UbiB family protein translates to MNSHDYAHSIVFVFKKGSIRVKQHHTDLELIGTGRSACVFRIKGTKKVIKIFPPQFIHIAQVESDIYRLLTHIDYFPTVYETGPNFLTMDYIKGDTLFSCLNKGIPINENHIKEVEHILELVRKTGLNPSDIHLRNIIITPDNKIKMIDVARFKQQKHCTQWEDLKNAYDRYYKHRFFPKRLPEFLLNFIAALYKRKLLVLNLANKKKVSG
- a CDS encoding YjiH family protein, whose amino-acid sequence is MEKPQQHIAKREQGKPYSITDYLQFMIPSLIGIFLFVIPLSINGKFTIPVAILANFVEGLLSGYLPYIATIIMTVTALLSLQAKLVKPEYIVNSPFLDKLFRVTWVWQIARIFGMIFSILALFKIGPETIWSENTAGLLLYDLIPVLFSVFLFAGLFLPLLLDFGLLELCGALFTKVMRPLFKLPGRSSIDCLASWLGDGTIGVLLTNKQYEDGYYTKREAAIIGTTFSVVSITFTIVIISYLKLDNYFAPFYLTIVLSGLACAFISPRIPPLSRKPDTYYGDKEAIDEVVPTNVSAFKWGLTNAVKQAKKNNNYANMLKSGMQNVFDMWLGVLPIVMAIGTIALIIAEYTPVFKILGAPFIPILEFMQIPEANEAAQTMVVGFADMFLPAIIGSGIESDMTRFVIGCISISQLIYMSEVGGLLLGSKLPVSFIDLVVIFLQRTIISLPIIVLMAHLIF
- a CDS encoding cache domain-containing sensor histidine kinase — protein: MMKQPILKLNNFPIRHKIITLLLLISILPSIGLGLLTGFTVDRIIDKQATQHTLQLIGQVNKTLESYASNMQNISYLLSMDPEIENFLSQQEIGSNQTEEELYSIRQFMQGLSTLYPEVAGILVVNSQGDYLSNELYSRSETNLTEESWYKEAVKNEGIFKILGHPTNRKITSHVNYKNNEVVTVVRAILEPETQKVTGVVLIDLKLRVIAEATKNVTLGKSGYLMVIDENGEEIYAPAKPLINEIPKRILKSGDSGSFSEKVDGNTLQFIYQKQPFTNWTTVGIFLTRESVIEVRTIHLYVICFVFFVCLFGVTASYYLSNSMSKPIVQLMSFMKKVESGNLTIRYKGVRKDEIGMLGRSFNKMIVKINRLISLAERHERQKREAELRSLQAHIKPHFLYNTLDTISWMARKRGADDVAEVVASLSRLFRIGLSKGNDIILLTDEITHIQSYLSIQKARYRDKLNYSINIEPEIHDVMILKLVLQPIVENAIYHGIKERKGPGFISIQVKGNQEFIIITVTDDGKGIPSDKLELLREKMDTLYNLDVEKGKPVDFGYGMMNVQARIKLTYGDQYSLSIDSQLGEGTTVTIHLPIQRNSINADKS
- the mmsA gene encoding multiple monosaccharide ABC transporter ATP-binding protein, which gives rise to MSNIILEMRNITKEFPGVKALENVNLQVKEGEIHALCGENGAGKSTLMKVLSGVYPHGSYTGDILFQKQVCSFKNIKQSEELGIVIIHQELALIPELSIAENIFLGNEISNSGVINWNMTTMKTMDLLKKVGLTESPNMKVDNIGVGKQQLVEIAKALSKKVKLLILDEPTASLNEDDSENLLNLLLEFKKQGMSAIIISHKLNEIEKVADSITILRDGQTIETLNMKKDNVTEDRIIKGMVGRDLTNRYPARTPKIGQTIFAVKNWNVYHPLHSDRKVIDDVNFHIRKGEIVGIAGLMGAGRTELAMSIFGKSYGKKISGQIMKDAIEVQFNDVTSAIDQGIAYVSEDRKGNGLILMEDIKQNITLASLNKISKQSILDKNKEIIVAEEYRKKLRIKTPSIFQKAGNLSGGNQQKIVLSKWIFSEPDILILDEPTRGIDVGAKYEIYSIINDLAMDGKGILIISSELPELLGMCDRIYCLNEGSITGEVTKAEANQEKLMTYMTKSKVRR
- a CDS encoding substrate-binding domain-containing protein, with the protein product MKKLLIVYVFLFSIFFIYLYNYHLKEPHSSPFGQNEERLQGEIGEKYVLVTFQAGIDYWKSAIKGFEDAASELNVSVEYRGATQYDSHEQITVLEQVIAKNPAGIALSAINPYELKTTINKAIEAGIPVVLFDSDAPASKAYSFLGTNNYEAGVTGAHKMAALLDHKGKIAVVTLPNQLNHKERTDGFVETIRNEYPDMEVVAIKDGKGDQLLSEQAATEIIKLYPDLKGVFATEANGGVGIADATRSLKKEKAIKIISFDTDKQTLDKIKEGVISATLAQGSWNMGYWSLQFLFQHNQETSTQQQSVQSAILPKYVDTGISIVTDENVEDYYAD
- a CDS encoding response regulator transcription factor, with translation MNNPFWKVLIADDEPVIREGIRDSVNWSSLQMEVKAEAEDGEEALELALEHSIDILLADLNMPIMDGIALIKQIREKLPQCKIVIITGHDEFTYAQEAVRLNVTDYILKPADPNQLKQVLDSVRLELETSVKQDQYIEMASNQISKNLSMLREQFCRDWIEGRLEIADIQKQLQFLELPLRSPELFAVLQCPEYFANKPLMKEKEKQMFMFSIENIVSELLDPYNKVIFRDETGLIIIILWKYVPDEMFKRIEKVIQEYLKMTINMYVELVEGELEEVSVVYRQCKDLMKNELTISPIVRRARQYIETHFAEPTITLELVAKTLQVSPVYLSRMIKQELGMSFVSLVTNMKMKKAIQLLNSTDLPIVEIAEQVGYDTQHYFSTAFKKVMGVSPIKYRKNSGEIKWDNSY
- the chvE gene encoding multiple monosaccharide ABC transporter substrate-binding protein gives rise to the protein MKKKSLTIMLVFLIVLTLTMTGCGVKETSGESKGFIGISMPTKSSERWVNDGENMKKQFEELGYETDLQYAEDIIENQTAQIENMITKGVDVLVIAPIDDRSGLTSVLERANKRGIKVISYDRLIQHSEYVDYYATFDNFKVGVLQGTYIEEKLGLKEAKGPFNIEIFAGSPDDNNAYFFFDGAMSILMPYIDSGKLVVRSNQMKFNQGATLRWDGALAQSRMDNLLSAYYSSERVDAVLSPYDGISIGIISSLRGVGYGSGDKPMPVITGQDAELASIKSIINDRQTQTVFKDTRELAKKAVEMADALINGEKAEVNDTKTYNNGKKIVPAYLLNPVSVDKTNYDTVLVESGYYTKDQLGQ